From Streptomyces chrestomyceticus JCM 4735, one genomic window encodes:
- a CDS encoding Asp23/Gls24 family envelope stress response protein, whose product MATVSPAAAAPGAAQPAVPAGERGATKIADRVVAKIAAQAAREALRDASTAHTDAHASVTVRRREGRRDFGEARVRVAVELGYPSDIGAQCGAVRRQVTQRVRELAGMSVPEVAVQIERLHAPQMERSGRGRVR is encoded by the coding sequence GTGGCGACCGTGTCTCCCGCGGCCGCGGCACCCGGCGCCGCCCAGCCGGCCGTACCGGCCGGTGAACGAGGTGCCACGAAGATCGCGGACCGGGTCGTGGCCAAGATCGCCGCGCAGGCCGCCCGCGAGGCGCTGCGTGACGCGTCCACGGCACACACCGACGCCCACGCGTCGGTGACGGTGCGCCGGCGCGAGGGACGGCGGGACTTCGGCGAGGCCCGGGTACGGGTCGCCGTCGAACTGGGCTACCCCTCCGACATCGGCGCCCAGTGCGGCGCCGTACGGCGGCAGGTCACCCAGCGGGTCCGCGAACTGGCCGGCATGTCGGTGCCCGAGGTCGCCGTCCAGATCGAACGGCTGCACGCGCCCCAGATGGAGCGGTCGGGCCGGGGGAGGGTGCGATGA
- the amaP gene encoding alkaline shock response membrane anchor protein AmaP, protein MHKVLRTVNRVLLALTGLVLIVVGGTVLLGGFDVPRKAGFDLPTGGRWSRPDEVLLREPDRTRWTDSGWWWPVVIAALAVLVLLALWWLLSQFRRHRLREILVDSGDGEGAQLRGRAMENVLTAESESLDGVDRARVHLTGRRTEPRLRAGLALAPHAEPCAVVARLSSEAIHHARTSAGLERLPAEVRLRAVKHRAERVS, encoded by the coding sequence ATGCACAAGGTCCTGCGAACGGTCAACCGGGTGCTGCTGGCCCTGACGGGCCTGGTCCTGATCGTCGTCGGCGGCACGGTACTGCTCGGCGGCTTCGACGTGCCGCGCAAGGCCGGCTTCGACCTGCCGACCGGTGGGCGCTGGTCCCGGCCCGACGAGGTGCTGCTGCGCGAGCCGGACCGGACGCGCTGGACGGACAGCGGCTGGTGGTGGCCGGTGGTGATCGCGGCGCTGGCCGTGCTCGTCCTGCTGGCGCTGTGGTGGCTGCTGTCCCAGTTCCGGCGGCACCGGCTGCGCGAGATCCTCGTGGACAGCGGCGACGGCGAGGGCGCCCAGTTGCGCGGCCGGGCGATGGAGAACGTCCTGACGGCCGAGTCCGAGTCGCTGGACGGGGTCGACCGGGCCCGCGTCCACCTGACCGGCCGCCGCACGGAACCACGGCTACGGGCCGGTCTGGCCCTCGCCCCGCACGCGGAGCCCTGCGCCGTGGTCGCCCGCCTCTCCTCGGAGGCGATCCACCACGCCCGCACCTCGGCGGGCCTGGAACGGCTGCCCGCCGAGGTACGGCTGCGCGCGGTCAAGCACCGGGCCGAGCGGGTGAGTTAG
- a CDS encoding DUF6286 domain-containing protein, producing MNDDDPDLRQTQRLPALDKSAGATAVPPGRGGSGAPSGHGQDHARTPGGPDGSGSADGPGHTGPGHTGPADSGQTPREETDGGGRARRFWAARRVPSTLVALVVLGAAGLLLYDVAAVRADRPAMAWRKRLATELATRHLDDVWVLAGAAVAVALGVWLLVLALTPGLRGVLPMRRTTPDVRGGLDRAAAALVLRDRAMEVPGVQSVRVAVGRRKAKARAVSHFRELDEVRSDLNTALGDGLRQLGLARRPALSVRVRRSAKR from the coding sequence ATGAACGACGACGATCCCGATCTGCGGCAGACGCAGCGGCTGCCCGCCCTCGACAAGTCGGCGGGCGCCACGGCGGTCCCGCCCGGCCGGGGCGGCTCCGGCGCACCTTCCGGCCACGGCCAGGACCATGCCCGTACTCCGGGCGGTCCGGACGGTTCCGGCTCTGCCGACGGCCCCGGGCACACCGGCCCGGGGCACACCGGCCCGGCGGACAGCGGCCAGACCCCCCGCGAGGAGACCGACGGCGGCGGCCGGGCCCGGCGCTTCTGGGCGGCCCGGCGCGTACCGTCCACGCTGGTGGCGCTCGTCGTGCTCGGCGCCGCCGGACTGCTGCTGTACGACGTGGCCGCGGTACGCGCCGACCGCCCCGCGATGGCCTGGCGCAAGCGCCTCGCCACCGAGCTGGCGACCCGTCACCTGGACGACGTCTGGGTCCTCGCGGGCGCCGCGGTGGCCGTGGCCCTCGGCGTCTGGCTGCTGGTGCTCGCGCTGACCCCCGGACTGCGCGGCGTGCTGCCGATGCGGCGTACGACACCGGACGTACGCGGCGGCCTGGACCGCGCCGCGGCCGCGCTGGTGCTGCGCGACCGGGCCATGGAGGTGCCGGGCGTGCAGTCCGTACGGGTCGCCGTCGGCCGCCGCAAGGCCAAGGCACGCGCGGTCTCGCACTTCCGCGAACTGGACGAGGTACGGAGCGACCTGAACACGGCACTCGGCGACGGACTGCGGCAACTGGGCCTCGCCCGGCGGCCCGCGCTGTCCGTACGGGTGCGCCGGTCGGCGAAGAGGTGA
- a CDS encoding Asp23/Gls24 family envelope stress response protein — protein MTESAQGNRPEPRTGESQGKTLGAKRGGGDPATRGRTTIADGVVEKIAGMAARDVVGVHAMGSGFARTLGAVRDRVPGGSKSVTRGVKAEVGEVQTALDLEIVVEYGVSIADLARAVRENVISAVERMTGLEVVEVNIAVSDVKLPDDEEDEDDEEPRLQ, from the coding sequence ATGACCGAGAGCGCACAAGGTAACCGGCCCGAGCCGCGGACCGGAGAGTCGCAGGGCAAGACGCTGGGAGCCAAGCGGGGCGGCGGCGACCCCGCGACCCGCGGGCGTACCACCATCGCCGACGGCGTCGTGGAGAAGATCGCCGGAATGGCGGCCCGCGACGTCGTGGGCGTGCACGCGATGGGCAGCGGCTTCGCCCGCACGCTCGGCGCGGTGCGGGACCGGGTCCCCGGCGGCAGCAAGTCGGTGACCCGCGGTGTGAAGGCCGAGGTCGGCGAGGTGCAGACCGCGCTGGACCTGGAGATCGTCGTCGAGTACGGCGTCTCCATCGCGGACCTCGCGCGGGCCGTACGGGAGAACGTCATCTCCGCCGTGGAGCGGATGACGGGCCTGGAGGTCGTCGAGGTCAACATCGCGGTCAGCGACGTGAAGCTGCCCGACGACGAGGAGGACGAGGACGACGAGGAGCCGCGCCTCCAGTAG